Below is a window of Paenibacillus bovis DNA.
GTTAAGCCTGGAGATCGTTTTATATGGGAGAGGAAATGAGGATCTCCAGGCTTAAAGGTCGTCCTTAGCTCTATTCCCTTGCCTGCGCTCTGTGCAGTGAGTAACTGTTGGCTGAACAGAGTGGCAGGGCAAAGGCTTACGGGCTTACGGGCTTACGGGCTTACGGGCTTACGGGCTTACGGGCTTACGGGCTTACGGGCTTACGGGCTTACGGGCTTACGGAACAAGTCTACCGGAGAGTAGTAGGTTGAATATAAAATCTTTAAATTTATTTTATATATGCAGTGATAGAGCATGCGATATCGCTAAAGCACTATACCAACCCATCCCTTCATCCCAAATCAAATATGTACTTACCCAGAAAGCCGTATAATCAATAAGCGGTTCTCCATAAATAAGCAACCGAAAAAAAGGGACAGACTGCGATAGCAGCTATCCCTTAATAAACTTCATATAACAAATCAGATGACTCAAGCTGTACTGTTCTCATTCTAGAAGGATACATAGTATATCTTCCCTCGTAATGGAAGAAAGGAAATAAGGGCAAAGGACGACTTTGGAGCGCGGGAATCTACAGCTTCTCCTTATCCATAGATTCCCGGGCTCCACCCGAGGACGTGCCCTTATTCCTTTCTGGAATGCATGATCTCACAACAGAATTCCACAAATACATGCCCAGTCCAGAGCGCTTATTCAAAGTCTACTATAGAGATACAGTAACACCATTCGATCATTTACTGTGGAATATGCATCTTGACAAACCGTTATCTTCCGCTTGCATCACTTCTGATTAGCCGACCAATCCTCAGCCCGTGACTGCAGTCGTTCCAGCAATGCTTTGGCATCTGGTGACTTGCCGTTGGCCGACTCGCTCAAATAACCGTTAACCGCCGGTACAATTTCGCTGTTGTAGAATGGATTGGCTTCGTCCATGAGTGTTGGCTTGGTGATGTCCGCCATCTTCATGGCATTTTTAACGTAGCCGTTATTTTCTTCGATAAAGTCTGCATTTTTTAGTGTAGGCGTATAGTCAAAGTTCAGATACGCCCATTTTTGGGTGTCATAGCTCGCCAGGAACTTCATTACTTCCCAGGAAGCTTCCGGGTTCTGGGCTTTTTTGGCCATGATGAATGGATCTACCGCTACCCAGCCGGTGCCGTTTTTACCGATATTCATGACCGGTACATAACGATCCAGCAGTTCCTTGTCTCCATTGGCACGGAATTCACTCATGATCGTAGTCCCGCTGTTATCCAGTACCATAGCAACATTGTTCTTTTCCAGACCAAAGTTTTCTTCGCCGCTGCCATTTACAAATGCCGGTGGTGCCAGCTTGGCCGCTTCGCCCATCCATTCCAGTGCTTTGACCATGCCAGGGGTATCCAGTGACCATTTGATATCACCCGGTTTGTCGAGCGTTCCTTCGCCGCCTTTTTCACCAAAATAATAGCTTAGTGCAACAAAGGTAGACTGGTTGATCGAGTTGCCAGAGAACCACAGTCCATACGTCTGCTCGCCGGTTTTCGGGTCGGTACCGGTCATTTTTTTGGCTTTTTCCAGAATCTCTTCGGGAGTTGGGACTTCGGATAATGGCTCTACGCCCCAGTCTGCGAAGATCTGCTTGTCATAGATCGTGACGCGCTTGCCGAGAATAGCGGGAATACCATACTGATGCTTACCATCTGGCGAACGTGTGCTGTAAGAGCTGTTCCAGATTCCTTCCAGATAGATGCTCGGATCAAACGTCTTGTCCTTGTCGATCAGATCATCCAGGTCACGCAGCAATCCTTCATTATAATACTGGGCAGCAAAAGCACCGCCAGTATAGATAACATCCACATCACTCGACATCAGCTGGGCGCGCTGCTTGGCCTGGGCATTCTCCCACGGCACCTGGGTGATCTCCAGTTTGATATTCGGATACATTTTTTTGAATGTATCATCGATATACTGGTTAAATCCGGTCGTCTCCTGTCCGGTCACCGGATCGATACCATTCTCCAGCTGCCAACCGGCCAGAGAAAGGCGTACCGTACCGGATACATCGGACACTTTTTGTAAATTCTCCGTACTATACGTCTGCGAACCCGCTTCGCCTTCTGCCGAGGAACTACATGCCGTCAAGATCATCACCAGCAGCACAATACATACGGTTTGCCATTTTCGTCTCATCGGATTACCACCTTTGTCGGATTTGGTTACTGCTTCAGACCTGTTGTTGCGATACTTTCCACAATATATTTTTGCAGGAACATATACAGCACCAGTACCGGGATCAGACTGATACAGGTAGCAGCCATAATAATCGATGGCATCTGACGGGAACCGTTGTTGTAATTGAACATCGCCAGACCGAGCTGAATCGTGTACTTGTCCGGATTGTTCAGCGCCAGCAGCGGCCAGATTAATTCATTCCACACACCCAGGAATTGCAAAATGACCATCGTGGCAAAAATCGGCATACAGAGCGGCAAATAAATACGCGGGAAAATGCCATATTCACTCGCTCCGTCGATCAATGCCGCCTCCCGTAGTTCACCCGGCAGCCCGTCAATAAACTGCTTGCACAGGAAGGTACCAAACGCATAATTCAGTGCCGGCAAAAAGAAAACCCAATATGTATCCAGGAGATGAATCTGGTTAAACAGCATGTACTGCGGAATCATTGTCATTTCAAAAGGAATCATCATCGTACTGAGCGCCAGAACCAGCACCATGCCCGCTCCTTTAAACCGGATCTTGGACAGTGCATATCCCGATAACAGAGCAGAGAACAGGCTGATTACGATGACACCGATCGCCACGACAAAGGAATTCAGAATATAGCGGATCAGATCCACATTGGTGAGGGCTGCACGGTATGTGCGCAGCGACGGATCTTCCGGCCAAAAGCTCGGCGGAAACGGAATATTGAGCCGTGCTCCCCAGTCAAAGCTGGTCATAACCATCCAGATAAATGGCAGTACCATCGTCACGGAGGCGGCGCAGAGAATAAACATAATGGCAAAACTGGTGAACTTGCGACTGGTTTGATGGCCCAGCTTTATCGGAGCTTTGGGGAGGGATGGTGCAGTTTTATCCATGTCGTCAGCCTCCTAGTTCAATTGGTTTTTGGCGTTTACCTTGAGGATAACCAGTGTCAGCAGCAGGATAAATACAAACAGCAGATACGATGCCGCTGTCGCAATCCCCAGCTGGGAAGACAAAAAGGCATTGCGGTAAATATACAGTACCGAAGTCATCAGTGCACCCGATGGATTACCGGCACTTCCACCGATCAGCCATACATTGGTGAACTGCTTCATACCATTGATTACGCCCATGACAATCATGAACAGGAAGATCGGACGTAGCGATGGAATCGTAATATAACGCCATTTGCCCAGCGCGCTCGCTCCATCAATATCTGCCGCTTCATACTGCTCGCGCGGCACACTTTGCAGGGCAGCGAGGAAAATAATCGTATTGTATCCAAGCGCACTCCACAGAATCATGAATACAACGCTCAGACGGGCAATCGAAGGATCGGTAAACCAGCCAACCGGATCAATGCCGAACCAGTTTAGCGCATAGTTGATCAGACCTTCTTTGCCGGGATGAAATAACAGACTGAACAGAAGACTGGTGGCTACGGCCGAGACCACATTGGGAAGGAAAAAAATCGCTTTGAACAGATTGCGTGTACGCTGCCAGGGTAGATGATGTACCAGACTGGCCAGGATAAAGGAGAACACAATACCAAGTATGGCCGACAGCCCGCCAATATAGATGGTGTTGTAGAGAGCCCCCCAGAACAGATCGTCCTGCAGCACTCTGGAATAGTTGGTCAACCCTACCCACTGCGCAGAGGCAGCGCCATTACCGCGGAAGCTAGTGAGCAGTGCAGAGACCATTGGATACAGAGAAAAGCCCAGCACACCAACGAGCAGCGGCAGCACAAAGCACCAGCCGGCAATATCGGTGGAACGCAGCCATTTTTTGCGGACGGCTGTGGTTTGTTGACCTGCGATTACCTGTGTATTTTCAGACACCATCATCCACCTTCTTTCTTGGAAGTTTTGTGAGCAGCACCTGTTGTTATAATCATTATAATGAAATAATGATTAATTTCTAGAGTATAGTTCTCTTTTTATGTAATGTAGTTATTAAAATAGTTAATTGGTCTGATCAATAAAATTAATTTTCAGCTATAAAAATCGAATTTTAGCAGATATCCAACATTCTCTTCACTTATTTATGTCACTTTATATAACAAAAAGAAAGCTGCGATATGACTCACAGCTTCCTTTAGACTATGTTATGAATTGGGAATAGATCGGGATAACCAGCTTTGCAGGACTGTTAGCATATTTTTGCCTATTTTCCTGTTTTCATTGCGTGCTGTTTGTATAGGGTTTACGTCAGAAATCATTTATCCCTGTACTGCATCTCCTACTTCTTTGACCATTTCGGATACGGATTGCAGACCGCCACCGGAGAGATACCAATAGTAAGGATTCAGGTAGACAATATGTCCGTTTTTATAGGCATTGGTGTTTTTAACCAAGGCATTCTCGACTGTCGCTTTGCCGGATGAATCTTCACCGATTGCACTGCCGCGATCTACAACAAACAGATAATCCGGATTTTTCTCGGCTACATATTCGGGAGATACACTCTGTCCGTGCGTAGATACTTCGATGTTCGGATCGGCGGCTTTGAAGCCCAGTACATCATGAATCAATCCAAAGCGTGAACCGGCTCCATATGCGCTCAGGCTGCCTTCATTAGCCAGTACAATCAGTGCATTATGATTCGCTTTTTTTACTTTTTCCTGTGTAGCCGTTACTTCATTATTGATAGCAGTCAATGCTTCGTTAATCTCATCCTGCTTGCCGAAGATTTCACCGATGATATTCATGTTTTGGGTAAAAGATTTCATGTAATCGTTCGTATCAACACTCAGGTTGATCGTCTTCGCAATTTTACTGAATTCTTCATAGGAATCCGCCTGGCGTCCGGAGATGATGATCAGGTCCGGTGCAGCTTCGCTGACTTTCTCAAAGTCCGGCTCTTTCAGACCACCTGCATTGATATAATCACTGCTTTTGTATTTTTCCAGATAAGGAGGCAGATTGTCCTGCGGGACAGCAACAGGCTTAATACCCAGCTGATCCATGGTATCCAGGATGCCCATATCAAATACAACTACACGCTGTGGATTTTTCGGTACTTCGACATCTCCTGTCGTTTGAGCGACTTTGACAGTAGCCGCTGGTGCTGCATCGCTTCCTGCTGCTCCTGTTGTAGATCCGGCTTCTTTGCCGCAAGCAGCCAGTACTAGTATCGCCAAAATAAGTGTCAAACTCAGTGTCCATTTTTTCATCATAATTCCCCTTTGATAAGTGTATTGGATCTTGCCTGGATGATTTTTTTGCAAATCCGAGTGCTGCCATCCGCAGTCCACCCTGTGCTATACAGCCACAGCCACCTGCAATTGGCAGACTCTTTTATTGTTAATGCGCGCAATACCGAATTCGTTATTGCTACCCGCTGTATAGTTTAAGTATCACTTCTCTATTATTTCCCGGTACAGTTATCAGGCGTAAAATGTACAAATACGCTGCCCTTCAATCTCCTGGATACCAATCTCCAGATCATAAATGCTGCGCAGTACATCGCTATCGATAATCTGCTCTACACTGCCTTCCTGTACGATCCGGCCGTTTTTGAGTGCGACGATCCGGTCCGAATAACAGGAAGCAAAGTTAATATCGTGAATGACCAGCACAATCGTCTTGCCCAGCTCCTGTACCATCCGGCGCAGCGTCTGCATAATCTGGACGGAGTGCTTCATATCCAGATTATTGAGCGGCTCATCGAGCAGGATATACTCGGTGTCCTGGGCGAGCACCATCGCAATATAGGCACGCTGCTTCTGACCGCCGCTCAGCTCGTCGAGGTATTTGTGCTGCATCTCGGTAAGCTCCATATAGGCAATGGCTTCATCTACATGACGTTCATCTTCCTTTTTCAGTCGGCCCTGTGAATAGGGGAACCGGCCAAAAGCCACCAGTTCGCGAATCGTCAGTCGCAGTTCGATATGGTTGGCCTGCTTGAGAATCGCCAGCGTACGCGCTAGCTCTCTGCTGTCACAGCTGCCAATCTCGCGGCCTTCCAGCCATACTTCACCCTGATCTCTCGTAATCAGACGGCTGATCATAGAGAGTAGGGTACTTTTGCCTGCTCCGTTCGGACCGATAAACGAAGTAATCTGCCCTTTGTTGATCGTCAGAGAGACATCGTCGACCACTTTTTTGCCGTTATACGTTTTGGACAGGTTTTTGACTTCCAGCATGCTTCCTCTTCCTTTCATGACCGAGTAGGGAGATATTCTCCCTGTTCTTTGCAGATTCGTGATGGGGTCCTTTGTCCTGTTTTATCTCGCGATATTGCCCCGCAGCAGCAAATAAAGAAAATAGCTCCCGCCAAAGAAATTCACGATCACACTAAGCGGTGTTGAGAATGCGAAGATTCTCTCGACGACAAACTGTCCACCAACCAGTGTAATAATGGCGATCAACACAGATCCCGCAATCAGATAGCTGTGCCGATAGGTCGGCAGGAACTCGCGGGCCAGATTGACGACGAGCAGTCCGAGAAACAGAATAGGACCGACCAGTGCTGTCGAGATCGATACCAATACTGCTACCGCCAGCAGCAACCGTTTGACCACACGGTCATAATCAATCCCC
It encodes the following:
- a CDS encoding carbohydrate ABC transporter permease, whose product is MDKTAPSLPKAPIKLGHQTSRKFTSFAIMFILCAASVTMVLPFIWMVMTSFDWGARLNIPFPPSFWPEDPSLRTYRAALTNVDLIRYILNSFVVAIGVIVISLFSALLSGYALSKIRFKGAGMVLVLALSTMMIPFEMTMIPQYMLFNQIHLLDTYWVFFLPALNYAFGTFLCKQFIDGLPGELREAALIDGASEYGIFPRIYLPLCMPIFATMVILQFLGVWNELIWPLLALNNPDKYTIQLGLAMFNYNNGSRQMPSIIMAATCISLIPVLVLYMFLQKYIVESIATTGLKQ
- a CDS encoding ABC transporter ATP-binding protein is translated as MLEVKNLSKTYNGKKVVDDVSLTINKGQITSFIGPNGAGKSTLLSMISRLITRDQGEVWLEGREIGSCDSRELARTLAILKQANHIELRLTIRELVAFGRFPYSQGRLKKEDERHVDEAIAYMELTEMQHKYLDELSGGQKQRAYIAMVLAQDTEYILLDEPLNNLDMKHSVQIMQTLRRMVQELGKTIVLVIHDINFASCYSDRIVALKNGRIVQEGSVEQIIDSDVLRSIYDLEIGIQEIEGQRICTFYA
- a CDS encoding siderophore ABC transporter substrate-binding protein, with amino-acid sequence MKKWTLSLTLILAILVLAACGKEAGSTTGAAGSDAAPAATVKVAQTTGDVEVPKNPQRVVVFDMGILDTMDQLGIKPVAVPQDNLPPYLEKYKSSDYINAGGLKEPDFEKVSEAAPDLIIISGRQADSYEEFSKIAKTINLSVDTNDYMKSFTQNMNIIGEIFGKQDEINEALTAINNEVTATQEKVKKANHNALIVLANEGSLSAYGAGSRFGLIHDVLGFKAADPNIEVSTHGQSVSPEYVAEKNPDYLFVVDRGSAIGEDSSGKATVENALVKNTNAYKNGHIVYLNPYYWYLSGGGLQSVSEMVKEVGDAVQG
- a CDS encoding carbohydrate ABC transporter permease, translated to MMVSENTQVIAGQQTTAVRKKWLRSTDIAGWCFVLPLLVGVLGFSLYPMVSALLTSFRGNGAASAQWVGLTNYSRVLQDDLFWGALYNTIYIGGLSAILGIVFSFILASLVHHLPWQRTRNLFKAIFFLPNVVSAVATSLLFSLLFHPGKEGLINYALNWFGIDPVGWFTDPSIARLSVVFMILWSALGYNTIIFLAALQSVPREQYEAADIDGASALGKWRYITIPSLRPIFLFMIVMGVINGMKQFTNVWLIGGSAGNPSGALMTSVLYIYRNAFLSSQLGIATAASYLLFVFILLLTLVILKVNAKNQLN
- a CDS encoding ABC transporter substrate-binding protein; the encoded protein is MRRKWQTVCIVLLVMILTACSSSAEGEAGSQTYSTENLQKVSDVSGTVRLSLAGWQLENGIDPVTGQETTGFNQYIDDTFKKMYPNIKLEITQVPWENAQAKQRAQLMSSDVDVIYTGGAFAAQYYNEGLLRDLDDLIDKDKTFDPSIYLEGIWNSSYSTRSPDGKHQYGIPAILGKRVTIYDKQIFADWGVEPLSEVPTPEEILEKAKKMTGTDPKTGEQTYGLWFSGNSINQSTFVALSYYFGEKGGEGTLDKPGDIKWSLDTPGMVKALEWMGEAAKLAPPAFVNGSGEENFGLEKNNVAMVLDNSGTTIMSEFRANGDKELLDRYVPVMNIGKNGTGWVAVDPFIMAKKAQNPEASWEVMKFLASYDTQKWAYLNFDYTPTLKNADFIEENNGYVKNAMKMADITKPTLMDEANPFYNSEIVPAVNGYLSESANGKSPDAKALLERLQSRAEDWSANQK